One Brassica oleracea var. oleracea cultivar TO1000 chromosome C7, BOL, whole genome shotgun sequence genomic window carries:
- the LOC106301618 gene encoding dynein light chain 2, cytoplasmic-like has protein sequence MSEGRRKKSVNGGGAPAQTNPDDRRSTLPEAEAAGKRAVIKSADMKEDMQKEAIDIAITAFEKYSVEKEIAENIKKEFDKVHGPTWHCIVGRNFGSYVTHETNHFVYFYLDQKAVLLFKSG, from the exons ATGAGTGAGGGGAGGAGGAAGAAGAGTGTGAACGGAGGAGGCGCACCGGCGCAAACTAACCCCGACGATCGGAGATCTACTCTTCCGGAAGCTGAAGCGGCGGGAAAACGAGCTGTAATCAAGAGCGCTGACATGAAGGAGGATATGCAGAAGGAAGCTATCGACATCGCTATCACC GCGTTTGAGAAGTACAGCGTGGAGAAGGAGATAGCTGAGAACATCAAGAAGGAGTTTGACAAGGTTCATGGTCCTACGTGGCACTGCATCGTTGGCCGCAACTTTG GTTCATATGTAACACACGAGACGAACCATTTCGTTTACTTCTACCTCGACCAGAAAGCTGTTCTTCTCTTCAAGTCTGGTTAA
- the LOC106301617 gene encoding LOW QUALITY PROTEIN: bifunctional epoxide hydrolase 2 (The sequence of the model RefSeq protein was modified relative to this genomic sequence to represent the inferred CDS: deleted 1 base in 1 codon), producing MDLTFTHRFVKVNGINMHFAEKTPSFTDNVGASRPPPVILFLHGFPELWYTWRHQMAALSSLGYRTIAPDLRGYGDTEAPESADAYTSLHVVGDLIGLIDAVVGGDREKVFVVGHDWGAVIAWHLCLLRPDRVKALVNMSVVFEPWNLKRKPISMFKSFYGDDYYICRFQEYGEIEAEFAKVGTERVLLEMLTYRNPGPILLPKGKSYDDPVSLPSWLTEYDVKYYVSKYEKSGFTGPVNYYRNMDRTWEMMGAFSNAQVKVPVKFIIGDQDLTYHIPRTKKYIHDGRFKSHVPLLDEVVVLKGVGHFLHEERPDEISKHIHDYFLTF from the exons ATGGATCTTACTTTCACTCACAGATTCGTGAAGGTCAATGGAATCAACATGCACTTCGCCGAGAAAACTCCCTCCTTCACCGACAACGTA GGTGCTTCACGTCCTCCTCCGGTGATACTCTTCCTCCACGGATTTCCGGAGCTCTGGTACACGTGGCGGCACCAGATGGCGGCACTCTCGTCGCTAGGCTACCGCACAATCGCCCCCGACCTGCGCGGATACGGAGACACGGAGGCGCCGGAGAGCGCGGACGCGTACACGAGTCTCCACGTGGTCGGAGATCTGATCGGATTGATCGACGCGGTGGTCGGAGGAGATCGGGAGAAAGTGTTCGTGGTGGGACACGATTGGGGAGCGGTCATCGCGTGGCATCTCTGTCTTCTCCGACCGGACAGGGTTAAGGCTCTGGTCAACATGAGTGTCGTGTTCGAGCCTTGGAACCTTAAGAGGAAACCGATCTCCATGTTTAAATCGTTCTATGGAGATGACTACTATATCTGCAGGTTTCAG GAGTATGGGGAAATAGAGGCGGAGTTCGCTAAAGTTGGCACGGAACGAGTTCTCTTAGAGATGTTAACGTATCGTAATCCTGGTCCTATACTCTTACCTAAAGGGAAAAGCTATGATGATCCTGTTTCACTGCCCTCTTGGCTAACCGAGTATGATGTTAAGTATTATGTTTCAAAGTACGAGAAGAGTGGCTTCACTGGACCTGTAAACTATTATCGAAACATGGACCG GACATGGGAGATGATGGGGGCATTCTCAAACGCTCAAGTGAAAGTTCCGGTTAAGTTTATAATCGGGGACCAAGATTTGACCTACCACATTCCACGGACCAAGAAGTACATCCACGATGGCCGGTTTAAGAGCCACGTACCGTTGTTAGACGAAGTTGTGGTACTTAAAGGCGTTGGTCATTTTCTCCATGAGGAAAGGCCTGACGAGATAAGTAAACACATCCACGACTACTTCCTCACTTTTTAG
- the LOC106303990 gene encoding uncharacterized protein LOC106303990, with the protein MTVLSLTLPSFPLSYALPSTTFKSRASPPLITTASSSPSRRPELKQDRRRSIKAMSRDISPVPPQVMMELVDESDFEKLISSENRISITGFGSLLSERSARSTFPDLENFRVAKLQGFRRVFAHAAPIFFERGIANLQTKEISSLSVEPCEGESLVVTVFEIKQTEIPAFIQRELEFRFLAVVPETLQGNPFTHSAVLCGRYSDEEFFRIRCKGNKEVYFQHYGRFNIDKIWRDDILPCRLYLRHCVLAAKNLGDEAYNNFLDHTYLGDRRTTIRKYLSSKGSGIMEEEPPEALKSRYGG; encoded by the exons ATGACTGTTCTCTCACTTACACTCCCATCATTTCCTTTATCCTACGCGCTTCCCTCTACCACGTTCAAATCACGCGCCTCTCCTCCACTTATCACTACCGCCTCTTCGTCTCCTTCCCGAAGACCGGAGCTTAAACAAGATCGCCGTCGATCAATCAAAGCCATGTCCCGCGACATCAGCCCCGTTCCGCCGCAGGTGATGATGGAACTTGTAGATGAATCTGATTTCGAGAAGCTTATCTCATCGGAGAACCGTATCTCCATCACTGGCTTCGGCTCTCTTCTCTCCG AGAGAAGCGCGAGGAGTACTTTCCCAGATTTGGAGAATTTCAGAGTCGCGAAGCTGCAAGGTTTCCGGCGAGTGTTCGCACACGCCGCTCCCATCTTCTTCGAGCGCGGCATCGCCAATCTTCAAACTAAG GAGATCTCAAGCCTGAGTGTTGAGCCTTGTGAAGGAGAGAGCCTTGTAGTGACTGTCTTTGAGATTAAACAAACTGAG ATTCCTGCTTTTATTCAAAGGGAGCTTGAGTTCCGTTTTCTTGCT GTTGTTCCTGAAACATTGCAAGGCAATCCTTTCACCCATTCTGCG GTACTTTGTGGTCGATACAGTGATGAGGAGTTTTTCCGGATTAGATGCAAAG GAAACAAAGAGGTTTACTTTCAACACTATGGAAGGTTCAACATTGACAAGATATGGCGGGACGACATCTTACCTTGTCGTCTCTATCTAAGACACTG TGTGTTGGCAGCTAAGAATCTGGGAGATGAAGCTTACAATAACTTTCTGGATCATACATACTTGGGAGATCGAAGGACAACCATAAGAAAGTATTTAAGCAGCAAAGGTTCTGGGATCATGGAGGAAGAACCACCTGAGGCTCTCAAGTCCAGATATGGCGGTTGA
- the LOC106304331 gene encoding uncharacterized protein LOC106304331 → MAQNDRNTRIAQKAFEMVDKVYGKSQKITPPPHVPRDEFPSRYSQNSYEYGGPKMYTIKEAISTTSCRRVIYQYSNGSTIKEPVVSHPTERIQYFGGATARPFIGHTNRFERPKGRAINCDEAVQLYGGVLIKEFRK, encoded by the coding sequence ATGGCTCAAAATGATAGAAATACAAGGATTGCTCAAAAGGCGTTTGAAATGGTCGATAAGGTGTACGGTAAGTCCCAGAAAATAACCCCTCCGCCACATGTTCCTAGAGACGAGTTCCCTTCTCGTTATAGCCAAAATTCTTACGAATATGGTGGTCCAAAAATGTATACCATAAAAGAGGCGATTAGTACTACTAGTTGCCGCCGAGTCATTTATCAGTATTCAAATGGGTCAACTATAAAAGAACCGGTTGTTTCTCACCCCACGGAACGTATTCAATACTTTGGTGGTGCCACTGCTCGTCCTTTTATCGGCCATACCAACCGGTTTGAGAGGCCAAAAGGGCGGGCTATTAACTGCGATGAGGCGGTCCAACTATATGGAGGGGTGCTTATAAAGGAATTTCGTAAGTAA
- the LOC106306518 gene encoding bifunctional epoxide hydrolase 2-like, which translates to MVLCTYLNHLFSRFLHFLWKQPDQANKLSTSNMSGLDGVEHKTLKVNGINMHVAELPGSGSGGDPIILFIHGFPELWYTWRHQMTALSSLGYRTIAPDLRGYGDTDAPEKVEDYTYFNIVGDLVALIDAVTGGDEAVFVVGHDWGAMIAWQLCMYRPEKVKALVNMSVLFSPRNPDRVPIPTLRRFFGDDYYICRFQKPGEIEAEFKKLGTEKVLKEFLTYKTPGPLYLPKGKLFKSSENGASSALPPWLTQEDLDYNVTNYNNKGFTGPINYYRNIDRNWELTTPWTGAKISVPVKFIVGDQDLTYNSPGAKEYINGGGFKKDVPLLDETVVLKGVGHFLHEESPEEINQHIHSFFQKFL; encoded by the exons ATGGTCTTGTGTACATATCTAAACCATTTATTTTCTAGATTCCTTCACTTTCTCTGGAAGCAACCAGATCAAGCAAACAAACTAAGCACCTCCAACATGTCAGGACTCGACGGCGTAGAGCACAAAACCCTCAAGGTAAACGGCATAAACATGCACGTGGCCGAGCTTCCCGGATCCGGATCTGGAGGAGACCCGATCATCCTCTTCATCCACGGATTCCCGGAGCTTTGGTACACGTGGCGGCACCAGATGACTGCGCTTTCGTCCTTGGGGTACCGGACCATCGCGCCGGATCTTCGAGGGTACGGAGACACCGACGCGCCGGAGAAAGTGGAAGACTACACTTACTTCAACATTGTCGGAGACTTGGTGGCGCTCATCGACGCAGTGACCGGTGGAGACGAGGCGGTTTTCGTTGTGGGTCATGACTGGGGAGCGATGATCGCGTGGCAGTTGTGTATGTACCGACCGGAGAAAGTCAAGGCTCTGGTCAACATGAGTGTCCTCTTCTCTCCGAGGAACCCGGATCGTGTCCCGATTCCGACACTGAGACGTTTCTTTGGTGACGATTATTACATCTGCAGGTTTCAG AAACCTGGAGAGATAGAAGCAGAGTTCAAGAAGCTGGGAACAGAGAAGGTGCTGAAAGAGTTCTTAACTTACAAAACGCCTGGACCGCTTTACCTCCCCAAAGGCAAACTCTTCAAAAGCTCAGAGAACGGTGCGTCTTCTGCGTTACCACCGTGGCTAACACAAGAGGACCTTGACTATAACGTCACCAATTACAACAACAAAGGCTTCACCGGACCAATTAACTACTACCGCAACATTGACCG AAATTGGGAGCTGACTACACCTTGGACCGGAGCTAAGATTAGTGTACCGGTGAAGTTCATAGTGGGAGATCAGGATTTGACGTACAATTCGCCGGGGGCTAAGGAGTACATCAACGGTGGCGGATTCAAGAAAGACGTACCGTTGCTTGATGAAACCGTCGTGCTCAAGGGAGTGGGACATTTCCTCCATGAGGAAAGCCCTGAGGAGATCAATCAACACATTCACAGTTTCTTCCAAAAGTTTCTTTGA